From a region of the Neisseria subflava genome:
- a CDS encoding 7-carboxy-7-deazaguanine synthase QueE: MTIQITPNNPQYRIVEIFESLQGEGWNTGIPAVFIRLGKCNLACSWCDTDYLKFGMMSLSDILGRLKTYTVRNIIITGGEPTIQPHLDTLLNALKAEGYFLCIETNGLNPAPPQIDYVATSPKACYAAKYQSSCIEKADEVRIVADGDVIAFCQEMERKILAQHYYLSPCEQDGVMNIYDTIRQIGVLNSRPDAPVHWQLSVQTHKWAGIE, encoded by the coding sequence ATGACCATTCAAATCACACCAAACAATCCCCAATACCGCATTGTCGAAATCTTTGAAAGCCTGCAAGGCGAAGGCTGGAACACAGGCATACCCGCCGTTTTCATCCGTTTGGGCAAATGTAATCTTGCGTGCAGCTGGTGCGATACCGACTACCTCAAATTCGGCATGATGAGCCTGTCCGATATTTTGGGCCGTCTGAAAACCTATACGGTGCGCAACATCATCATTACCGGCGGCGAACCCACCATCCAACCGCATTTGGATACCCTGCTCAATGCACTCAAAGCCGAAGGCTATTTTCTGTGTATCGAAACCAACGGCCTCAACCCCGCTCCGCCGCAAATCGACTACGTTGCCACCAGCCCTAAGGCCTGCTACGCCGCCAAATATCAATCTAGTTGCATTGAGAAAGCCGACGAAGTGCGCATTGTTGCCGACGGCGATGTCATTGCGTTTTGCCAAGAGATGGAACGCAAAATCCTTGCCCAGCATTACTACCTCTCGCCTTGCGAACAAGACGGTGTGATGAATATCTACGACACCATCCGCCAAATCGGTGTTTTAAACAGCCGACCCGACGCCCCCGTCCATTGGCAACTGAGCGTACAAACGCATAAATGGGCAGGAATAGAATAA
- the yidD gene encoding membrane protein insertion efficiency factor YidD, whose translation MNTLLSKLFLALIRFYQYCISPLIPPRCRYTPTCSQYAVEAVKKYGAFKGGWLAIKRIARCHPFGGHGHDPVP comes from the coding sequence ATGAATACCCTGCTTTCCAAGCTCTTCCTTGCACTCATCCGCTTTTACCAATACTGCATCAGCCCCCTCATTCCGCCGCGCTGCCGCTATACCCCGACCTGTTCACAATATGCAGTCGAAGCCGTCAAAAAATACGGCGCATTCAAAGGCGGATGGCTGGCAATCAAACGCATCGCACGATGCCATCCTTTCGGCGGACACGGACATGACCCTGTTCCATAA
- a CDS encoding DUF7606 domain-containing protein, translating into MKLLSVITAAALATVSFSAAAAPAGFVSYRCDGGKSLNVMYGFDRSGRAVTADVNAGGKKASLVVDKKRSDSTGTTFTNRKGYVMSAGFIDKNTHTTSEVVGVNAPNGSFLVKNCEPRPR; encoded by the coding sequence ATGAAATTACTTTCTGTTATCACTGCAGCCGCATTGGCTACTGTTTCCTTCTCTGCTGCCGCTGCACCTGCCGGCTTCGTTTCTTACCGTTGTGACGGTGGCAAATCACTGAACGTGATGTACGGCTTTGACCGTAGCGGCCGTGCAGTTACTGCTGACGTAAACGCCGGTGGCAAAAAAGCCTCTTTGGTTGTCGACAAAAAACGTTCTGACAGCACTGGCACTACTTTCACCAACCGTAAAGGCTATGTAATGTCTGCCGGTTTCATCGACAAAAACACCCACACTACTTCTGAAGTAGTTGGCGTGAACGCCCCTAACGGCTCATTCTTGGTGAAAAACTGCGAACCACGTCCACGTTAA
- the yidC gene encoding membrane protein insertase YidC, which produces MDFKRLMAFFAISVAIFAGWEHFFPSPKPNPAQQAAQQQTAAAPAKAAAEAALAPATPITVTTDTVKAVIDEKSGDLRQLTLLQYKATGDEHKPFVLFNDGKEYTYVAQSELLDAQGNNVLKGISFTAPQKQYSLEGDKVEVRLSAPETNGLKIDKVYTFTKGSYLVNVRFDITNSNGQPVNLSADYRIVRDHSEPEGQGYFTRSYVGPVVYTPEGGFQKVSFSDLDDDAKSGKPEAEYIRKTPTGWLGMIEHHFMSTWILQPKDGQSVCSAGECNIDIKRRGDNLYSASVSVPLAAIQAGAKAETAINLYAGPQTTSVIANIADKLQLAKDYGKVHWFASPLFWLLNQLHNIIGNWGWAIIVLTIIVKAVLYPLTNASYRSMAKMRAAAPKLQAIKEKYGDDRMAQQQAMMQLYKDEKINPLGGCLPMLLQIPVFIGLYWALFASVELRQAPWLGWITDLSRPDPFYILPLIMAVTMFAQTYLNPPSTDPMQAKMMKIMPLVFSIMFFFFPAGLVLYWVVNNLLTIAQQWHINRSIEKQRAQGEVVS; this is translated from the coding sequence ATGGATTTTAAAAGACTAATGGCGTTTTTTGCCATTTCAGTGGCAATCTTTGCCGGCTGGGAACATTTTTTCCCCAGCCCCAAACCTAATCCGGCGCAACAAGCTGCGCAACAGCAAACGGCCGCCGCTCCGGCAAAAGCCGCTGCCGAAGCCGCGCTTGCCCCAGCCACCCCCATTACCGTTACCACTGACACGGTTAAAGCTGTCATCGACGAGAAAAGCGGCGACCTGCGTCAGCTGACCCTCTTGCAATACAAAGCAACCGGCGACGAACACAAACCTTTCGTCCTGTTTAACGACGGCAAGGAATACACCTACGTTGCCCAATCCGAGCTTTTGGACGCACAAGGCAACAACGTTCTAAAAGGCATCAGCTTTACCGCTCCGCAAAAACAATACAGCTTGGAAGGCGACAAAGTTGAAGTCCGCCTGAGCGCACCTGAAACCAACGGCCTGAAAATCGACAAAGTTTATACTTTCACCAAAGGCAGCTACTTGGTTAACGTCCGTTTCGACATTACCAACAGCAACGGCCAACCCGTCAACCTGAGCGCAGACTACCGCATCGTCCGCGACCACAGCGAACCTGAAGGCCAAGGCTACTTCACCCGCTCTTATGTCGGCCCGGTGGTTTACACTCCTGAAGGCGGCTTCCAAAAAGTCAGCTTCTCTGATTTGGACGACGATGCCAAATCCGGCAAACCCGAAGCCGAATACATCCGCAAAACTCCGACCGGCTGGCTCGGCATGATTGAACACCACTTCATGTCCACTTGGATTTTGCAGCCTAAAGACGGCCAAAGCGTATGCTCTGCAGGCGAATGCAACATCGACATCAAACGTCGCGGCGACAACCTGTACAGCGCAAGCGTCAGCGTGCCTTTAGCCGCCATCCAAGCCGGCGCAAAAGCTGAAACCGCCATCAACCTGTATGCCGGTCCGCAAACCACTTCCGTTATCGCCAACATCGCCGACAAACTGCAACTGGCCAAAGACTACGGCAAAGTACACTGGTTCGCCTCCCCGCTCTTCTGGCTCTTGAACCAACTGCACAACATCATCGGCAACTGGGGTTGGGCAATCATCGTTTTGACCATCATCGTCAAAGCCGTACTGTACCCATTGACCAACGCCTCTTACCGCTCTATGGCAAAAATGCGTGCCGCCGCACCTAAATTGCAAGCCATCAAAGAGAAATACGGCGATGACCGCATGGCGCAACAACAAGCCATGATGCAGCTTTACAAAGATGAGAAAATCAATCCGCTGGGCGGCTGTCTGCCTATGCTGTTGCAAATCCCCGTCTTCATCGGTCTGTATTGGGCATTGTTCGCCTCCGTAGAATTGCGCCAAGCGCCTTGGTTGGGTTGGATTACCGACTTGAGCCGTCCGGATCCTTTCTACATCCTGCCTTTGATTATGGCGGTAACCATGTTTGCACAAACTTATCTGAATCCGCCGTCAACCGACCCTATGCAGGCGAAAATGATGAAAATCATGCCTTTGGTTTTCTCCATCATGTTCTTCTTCTTCCCTGCCGGTTTGGTTCTGTACTGGGTAGTCAACAACCTCTTGACCATCGCCCAACAATGGCACATCAACCGCAGCATCGAAAAACAACGCGCCCAAGGCGAAGTCGTTTCTTGA
- the rnpA gene encoding ribonuclease P protein component, producing the protein MNYGFSKQYRLLKTDDFSSVFALKNRRSRDLLQVSQSADNALGHPRLGLVVSKKTAKRAHDRNYMKRVIRDWFRLNQHQLPPHDFVVRVRQAFNRETAPEARNQLAQLMKKRR; encoded by the coding sequence TTGAATTACGGCTTCTCGAAGCAGTATCGCTTATTAAAAACGGATGATTTTTCATCCGTTTTTGCGTTGAAAAACCGACGCAGCCGCGATTTGCTGCAAGTCTCCCAGTCCGCAGACAATGCGCTCGGCCATCCGCGCCTTGGCTTGGTCGTCAGTAAAAAGACCGCCAAACGCGCCCACGACCGCAATTATATGAAGCGCGTCATCCGCGACTGGTTCAGGCTGAATCAACACCAGCTGCCGCCGCATGATTTTGTTGTGCGCGTGCGTCAGGCGTTTAATCGGGAAACTGCTCCGGAAGCCCGAAACCAACTTGCCCAGCTGATGAAAAAACGCCGATGA
- the orn gene encoding oligoribonuclease, giving the protein MTQNANNLCWLDMEMTGLNPEHDRIIEVAMIITDSDLNVLAQSDVYVIHQSDELLDGMDEWNTATHGRTGLTQRVRESKLTEAEVEQNLLDFMSAWIPEKSTPMCGNSIHQDRRFMVKYMPRLEAYFHYRNLDVSTLKELAKRWNPAVAKSVVKRGSHKALDDILESIEEMRHYREHFLKLPSEQ; this is encoded by the coding sequence ATGACCCAAAACGCAAACAATCTCTGCTGGCTCGATATGGAAATGACCGGCCTCAACCCGGAACACGACCGCATTATCGAAGTCGCCATGATCATTACCGATTCCGATTTGAACGTACTGGCGCAGTCGGACGTTTACGTCATCCATCAAAGCGACGAGTTGCTCGACGGCATGGACGAGTGGAACACCGCCACCCACGGCCGCACCGGCCTGACCCAACGCGTGCGCGAATCCAAACTGACCGAAGCCGAAGTCGAGCAAAACCTGTTGGACTTCATGTCCGCATGGATACCCGAGAAATCCACGCCCATGTGTGGCAACTCCATCCATCAAGACCGCCGCTTCATGGTCAAATACATGCCGCGTTTGGAAGCCTATTTCCACTACCGCAACTTAGACGTATCCACGCTGAAAGAATTGGCCAAACGCTGGAATCCGGCCGTCGCCAAAAGCGTGGTCAAACGCGGTTCGCACAAGGCATTGGACGACATCCTCGAAAGCATCGAAGAAATGCGCCATTATCGCGAGCATTTCCTCAAACTTCCTTCCGAACAATAA
- the rpmH gene encoding 50S ribosomal protein L34: MKRTYQPSVTKRKRTHGFLVRSKTRGGRAVLAARRAKGRKRLAV; the protein is encoded by the coding sequence ATGAAACGCACTTATCAACCTTCCGTTACCAAACGCAAACGCACCCACGGCTTCTTGGTTCGCTCCAAAACCCGCGGTGGTCGCGCAGTATTGGCTGCCCGTCGCGCCAAAGGCCGCAAACGCCTGGCTGTATAA
- a CDS encoding DUF1304 domain-containing protein — protein sequence MKLLSTLLVLFVAVEHLYIAWLEMTQIPSEKASELFNMPYEFMEQKHVQTLFSNQGLYNGFLAIGLVWARFAAPDNAVYGATILFLGFVLIAAAWGAFSSGNKGILLKQGLPAFLAAAAVINA from the coding sequence ATGAAACTCCTCTCCACCCTCCTCGTCCTCTTCGTCGCTGTCGAACATCTCTACATCGCCTGGCTCGAAATGACGCAAATCCCAAGCGAAAAAGCATCAGAACTGTTCAACATGCCTTACGAATTTATGGAACAAAAACACGTGCAAACCCTGTTTTCCAACCAAGGCCTGTACAACGGCTTCCTCGCCATCGGCTTGGTATGGGCGCGCTTTGCTGCCCCCGACAACGCCGTTTACGGCGCGACCATCCTGTTCCTCGGCTTCGTCCTCATCGCCGCCGCATGGGGCGCGTTTTCATCAGGCAACAAAGGCATTCTGCTCAAACAAGGCTTGCCGGCATTTTTGGCCGCCGCAGCCGTCATTAACGCTTAA
- the queD gene encoding 6-carboxytetrahydropterin synthase QueD: MKITKIFTFDSSHMLDGHDGKCQNLHGHTYKLEITVSAPVIQGGAKDGMVMDFTDLKAIVKQHITDPFDHAFIYHGNNERESQIAALLEGWNMKTLRLPCRTTAENMSVEMYGRLKNAGVKVCSVKLWETPTSCAEYESE; this comes from the coding sequence ATGAAAATCACCAAAATCTTTACCTTCGATTCCTCGCACATGCTCGACGGGCATGACGGCAAGTGCCAAAACCTGCACGGTCACACCTACAAACTCGAAATCACCGTCTCCGCACCCGTTATCCAAGGCGGAGCAAAAGACGGCATGGTGATGGACTTTACCGACCTGAAAGCCATCGTCAAACAACACATTACCGACCCGTTCGACCATGCCTTCATCTATCACGGCAACAACGAACGCGAAAGCCAAATCGCCGCGCTTTTGGAAGGCTGGAACATGAAAACCCTGCGCTTGCCCTGCCGCACCACCGCCGAAAACATGAGCGTAGAAATGTATGGCCGTCTGAAAAACGCCGGTGTCAAAGTGTGCAGCGTGAAATTATGGGAAACGCCGACTTCGTGTGCAGAATATGAAAGTGAATAA
- a CDS encoding Maf family protein, producing MEVKLPLVLGSSSVFRCGQLRRLGIDFQTASPDFDETPIVGEHAGETALRLAEGKARSLAAAFPAALIIGADQVAWCEGRQLGKPMNVANAQQMLADLSGKRIEFYSAIVLLNTATGEVQHHVDHTVVAMRQLTQEQISRYLEREPDAVYCAGAAKSEGLGAALLERIESTDPNALIGLPIFRLIDFLKNEGVEVL from the coding sequence ATGGAAGTAAAACTGCCTTTGGTTTTAGGGTCGAGTTCGGTTTTCCGCTGCGGACAGCTTCGCCGTTTGGGTATCGATTTTCAGACGGCATCGCCTGATTTTGACGAAACGCCTATTGTGGGCGAGCATGCGGGCGAAACGGCGCTGCGTTTGGCGGAAGGCAAAGCCCGTTCATTGGCGGCAGCTTTCCCTGCTGCGCTGATTATCGGCGCAGACCAAGTCGCATGGTGTGAAGGACGGCAGTTGGGTAAGCCGATGAACGTCGCAAATGCACAACAGATGCTGGCGGACTTGAGCGGAAAACGGATTGAATTTTACAGTGCAATCGTGCTTTTGAATACTGCTACGGGCGAGGTTCAGCATCATGTCGATCATACGGTGGTTGCCATGCGACAGTTGACGCAGGAACAAATCAGCCGATATTTGGAACGCGAGCCGGATGCGGTTTATTGTGCCGGCGCGGCGAAGAGCGAGGGTTTGGGCGCCGCTTTGTTGGAGCGGATTGAAAGTACGGATCCGAATGCTTTGATCGGCCTTCCGATTTTCCGTCTGATTGATTTTTTGAAAAACGAAGGTGTGGAAGTTTTATAG
- a CDS encoding SAM-dependent methyltransferase — MKPILYLIPTPLGAPDTPCLLPHEQQAIVGLTDFVVEAEKTARAHLKHLGVTTPIRELNLQTLNEHTDLKTLPELLKPLQEGRSMGIVSEAGCPAVADPGANLVALAHKHGFEVRPLVGPSSLLLALMASGANGQNFAFKGYLPSEKNERIQSLKVLEQRSRQQNETQLFIETPYRNDALLADAVENLHPETRLCVATDLTLPTQEIISQTIAQWRKRKEMPNLKKRPTIFVLHAA; from the coding sequence ATGAAACCGATTTTGTATTTGATTCCTACCCCTTTGGGTGCGCCTGATACGCCATGCCTGTTGCCGCATGAACAACAGGCGATTGTCGGGCTGACGGATTTTGTCGTAGAAGCGGAAAAAACAGCGCGCGCGCATTTGAAGCATTTGGGCGTGACTACGCCTATCCGTGAGCTGAATCTGCAAACGTTGAATGAACACACGGATTTGAAGACTTTACCGGAATTGCTGAAACCTTTGCAAGAAGGCCGCAGTATGGGCATTGTCAGCGAGGCGGGTTGTCCGGCTGTTGCCGATCCGGGTGCGAATTTGGTGGCATTGGCGCATAAACACGGGTTTGAAGTACGGCCTTTGGTTGGCCCGTCTAGTTTGCTGCTGGCGCTGATGGCTTCGGGTGCGAATGGGCAGAACTTTGCGTTTAAGGGGTATCTGCCGTCTGAAAAAAATGAGCGGATTCAGAGTTTGAAGGTTTTGGAGCAACGTTCACGCCAGCAGAATGAAACGCAGCTGTTTATCGAAACGCCGTATCGCAACGATGCGTTGTTGGCTGATGCGGTGGAAAACCTGCATCCTGAAACGCGCTTATGTGTGGCTACGGACTTGACCTTGCCGACACAGGAAATCATCAGCCAGACGATTGCGCAGTGGCGAAAAAGAAAAGAAATGCCGAATTTGAAAAAACGTCCGACGATTTTTGTGTTGCATGCCGCTTAA
- a CDS encoding L-lactate permease, giving the protein MALFLSIFPIVLLIWLMVKKNSMPSYVALPITAALIYAIKLFYFGDDAMLLNATVASGLVSTLTPITVIFGAIMFNRMMETTGCIDVIRKWLATISPNPIAQLMIIGWSFAFMIEGASGFGTPAAIAAPILMSLGFNPLKVAIFTLVMNSVPVSFGAVGTPTWFGFAPLGLDQKSIMEIGMQTGVMHFFAGFVIPVIGLSFIVPWAEIRKNLGFIGIAVFSCTLPYVALAMVNEEFPSLVAGAIGLMVSVFAANHGWGLSKDHPKDPNAEKVPFAQVAKALAPLGMLIGMLVVTRIKQLGIKGLLTSKEEWFSFQLPFDLSKITVSDSLTITFGNIFGQGVNASYQTLYVPAWIPFVFTVWICILLYKTKFKDAWSFYAATFNQTKKPLLALMGALIMVQLMMVGGDDSMVKIIGKEFANMAGEHWVYFSPYLGAIGAFFSGSNTVSNLTFGPIQQQIALDTGLSVTLILALQSVGGAMGNMVCINNIIAVCSVLNVNNAEGAIIKKTVIPMTIYGIIAVTVAAIFFL; this is encoded by the coding sequence ATGGCTCTCTTTCTCAGTATTTTTCCCATCGTGCTGCTGATCTGGCTGATGGTTAAGAAAAACAGTATGCCGTCCTACGTCGCACTGCCGATTACCGCCGCGCTGATTTATGCCATCAAACTGTTTTATTTCGGCGACGACGCCATGTTGCTCAATGCAACGGTCGCGTCAGGCCTCGTTTCTACCCTGACCCCGATTACCGTAATTTTCGGTGCCATCATGTTTAACCGCATGATGGAAACCACCGGCTGTATCGACGTCATCCGCAAATGGCTGGCTACCATCAGCCCGAATCCGATTGCCCAGTTGATGATCATCGGCTGGTCTTTCGCCTTTATGATTGAAGGCGCATCCGGTTTCGGTACGCCTGCCGCCATTGCCGCGCCGATTCTGATGAGCTTGGGCTTTAATCCGCTGAAAGTAGCCATCTTCACTTTGGTGATGAACTCCGTGCCCGTTTCCTTCGGCGCGGTAGGCACACCGACTTGGTTCGGCTTCGCGCCGTTGGGCCTGGATCAAAAAAGCATTATGGAAATCGGTATGCAAACCGGTGTCATGCACTTCTTCGCAGGTTTCGTGATCCCTGTTATCGGCTTGAGCTTCATCGTTCCTTGGGCTGAAATCCGCAAAAATTTGGGCTTCATCGGCATCGCCGTATTCTCCTGTACCCTTCCTTATGTTGCATTGGCGATGGTTAATGAAGAATTCCCATCTCTGGTTGCCGGCGCAATCGGTCTGATGGTGTCCGTATTCGCGGCCAACCACGGCTGGGGCTTGAGCAAAGACCATCCGAAAGACCCGAATGCCGAAAAAGTACCTTTCGCCCAAGTTGCCAAAGCACTTGCCCCTCTGGGTATGCTTATCGGTATGCTGGTGGTTACCCGTATCAAACAGCTCGGCATCAAAGGCCTGCTGACCAGCAAAGAAGAATGGTTCAGCTTCCAACTGCCGTTTGATTTGTCCAAAATCACCGTCAGCGACTCTCTGACCATTACCTTCGGCAACATCTTCGGCCAAGGTGTAAACGCTTCCTACCAAACCCTCTACGTTCCGGCATGGATTCCGTTTGTCTTCACCGTTTGGATTTGCATCCTGCTGTACAAAACCAAATTCAAAGATGCGTGGTCTTTCTACGCTGCAACCTTCAACCAAACCAAAAAACCTCTGCTTGCCCTGATGGGTGCGTTGATTATGGTTCAACTGATGATGGTTGGCGGCGACGACTCCATGGTGAAAATCATCGGTAAAGAATTTGCCAATATGGCCGGCGAACATTGGGTGTACTTCTCCCCATACCTGGGCGCAATCGGTGCATTCTTCTCTGGCTCAAACACTGTATCCAACCTGACCTTTGGCCCGATTCAACAACAAATCGCGCTTGATACCGGCTTGTCCGTCACCCTCATCCTCGCCCTGCAATCTGTCGGCGGCGCAATGGGCAACATGGTCTGCATCAACAACATCATCGCCGTGTGCAGCGTGTTGAACGTAAACAACGCCGAAGGTGCCATCATCAAGAAAACTGTCATCCCGATGACCATCTACGGCATCATCGCCGTGACTGTGGCTGCAATTTTCTTCTTGTAA
- the dnaA gene encoding chromosomal replication initiator protein DnaA, which yields MTLAEFWPLCLCRLHEMLPAGQFAQWIAPLTVGEENGVWVVYGKNQFACNMLKSQFAAKIDAVRAELVPQQAAFTFKPGVGAHYEMAAQAVAPVQVQEIIEVEEFVEPVQMPLQTAAMEEDRPSETVSKPAAAMTAAEILAQRMKKLPHEPQVQTAAPTESKAVAKAKTDAQHDAEEARYEQTNLSRDYTFETLVEGKGNRLAAAAAQAIAENPGQGYNPFFLYGSTGLGKTHLVQAIGNELLKNRPDAKVRYMHSDDYIRSFMKAVRNNTYDVFKQQYKQYDLLIIDDIQFIKGKDRTMEEFFYLYNHFHNEKKQLILTCDVLPAKIEGMDDRLKSRFSWGLTLELEPPELEMRVAILQKKAEAAGISIEDEAALFIANLIRSNVRELEGAFNRVSASSRFMNRPVIDMDLARTALQDIIAEKHKVITADIIIDATAKYYRIKISDILGKKRTRNIARPRQVAMSLTKELTTLSLPSIGDAFGGRDHTTVMHGVKAVAKLREEDPELAQDYEKLLILIQN from the coding sequence ATGACGTTAGCTGAATTTTGGCCGCTGTGCCTTTGCCGCCTTCACGAAATGTTGCCTGCCGGGCAGTTTGCGCAATGGATTGCGCCTTTGACCGTGGGCGAAGAAAACGGCGTATGGGTGGTGTATGGTAAAAACCAATTTGCCTGCAATATGCTCAAAAGCCAGTTTGCCGCCAAAATTGACGCCGTGCGTGCCGAATTGGTGCCTCAGCAGGCTGCTTTCACGTTTAAGCCGGGCGTAGGTGCGCATTATGAAATGGCGGCTCAGGCTGTTGCACCGGTGCAAGTGCAAGAGATTATTGAAGTTGAAGAGTTTGTAGAGCCTGTTCAAATGCCTTTGCAAACTGCTGCAATGGAAGAAGATAGGCCGTCTGAAACGGTTTCCAAGCCTGCCGCTGCTATGACGGCTGCCGAGATTTTGGCGCAACGCATGAAAAAACTGCCGCATGAGCCTCAAGTGCAAACTGCCGCTCCGACTGAGTCTAAAGCAGTTGCCAAAGCCAAAACCGACGCGCAACACGATGCGGAAGAAGCGCGCTACGAACAGACCAATCTGTCGCGTGACTATACATTTGAAACTTTGGTGGAAGGTAAGGGCAATCGCCTTGCCGCCGCAGCTGCCCAAGCGATTGCTGAAAATCCGGGGCAGGGCTACAACCCGTTTTTCTTATACGGCAGTACCGGTTTGGGTAAAACCCACTTGGTGCAGGCCATCGGCAACGAATTGCTGAAAAACCGTCCTGATGCCAAAGTGCGCTATATGCACTCGGACGACTATATCCGCAGCTTTATGAAGGCTGTGCGCAACAACACTTATGATGTGTTCAAGCAACAATACAAACAATATGACCTGCTGATTATCGACGATATTCAGTTCATCAAAGGTAAAGACCGTACGATGGAAGAGTTCTTCTATCTGTACAACCATTTCCACAACGAGAAAAAACAACTGATCCTGACGTGCGACGTATTGCCTGCCAAAATCGAGGGTATGGACGACCGTCTCAAGTCCCGTTTCTCATGGGGTTTGACTTTGGAACTCGAACCACCCGAATTGGAAATGCGCGTGGCGATTTTGCAGAAAAAGGCAGAAGCAGCCGGTATCAGTATCGAAGACGAAGCCGCTCTGTTTATTGCCAATCTGATCCGCTCCAATGTGCGTGAGCTGGAAGGTGCGTTTAACCGTGTCAGTGCCAGCAGCCGTTTTATGAATCGCCCTGTCATCGACATGGATTTGGCGCGTACGGCTTTGCAGGATATTATTGCCGAGAAACACAAAGTCATTACTGCCGACATCATCATCGATGCGACAGCCAAATACTACCGTATTAAAATCAGCGATATATTAGGCAAAAAACGCACGCGCAATATTGCCCGTCCGCGCCAAGTCGCCATGAGCCTGACCAAAGAGCTGACTACGCTCAGCCTGCCTTCTATCGGCGATGCCTTTGGCGGTCGCGACCACACGACTGTGATGCACGGCGTCAAAGCGGTGGCGAAACTGCGTGAAGAAGATCCCGAATTGGCGCAAGACTACGAAAAACTGCTGATTTTGATTCAGAACTGA
- the dnaN gene encoding DNA polymerase III subunit beta, with protein MLILQADRDSLLKPLQAVTGIVERRHTLPILSNVLLESKDGQTKLLATDLEIQINTAGPESQAGDFRITTNAKKFQDILRALPDSALVSLDWADNRLTLRAGKSRFALQTLPAEDFPLMNVGSDVSATFSLTQETFKTMLSQVQYSMAVQDIRYYLNGLLMQVEGNQLRLVATDGHRLAYAASQIEAELPKTEVILPRKTVLELFKLLNNPSESITVELLDNQVRFQCNGTTIVSKVIDGKFPDFNRVIPLDNDKIFLVSRTQLLGALERAAILANEKFRGARLFLQPGLLSVVCSNNEQEEAREELEIAYQGGELEVGFNIGYLMDVLRNIHSDDMQLAFGDANRSTLFTVPNNPNFKYIVMPMRI; from the coding sequence ATGCTGATTTTACAAGCCGATCGCGACAGTCTGCTCAAGCCGTTGCAAGCCGTTACTGGTATTGTCGAACGTCGCCATACTCTGCCGATTTTGTCCAATGTGTTGCTGGAAAGCAAAGACGGACAGACCAAACTTTTGGCAACCGACTTGGAAATCCAAATCAATACCGCCGGCCCTGAAAGTCAGGCAGGCGATTTCCGTATTACGACCAACGCTAAAAAATTCCAAGACATTTTGCGCGCCCTGCCTGACAGTGCGCTGGTGTCACTGGATTGGGCAGACAACCGTTTGACTCTGCGCGCGGGCAAATCCCGTTTTGCCCTGCAAACCCTGCCGGCTGAAGACTTTCCGTTGATGAACGTCGGCAGCGATGTCAGCGCGACTTTCTCGCTGACTCAAGAGACCTTCAAAACCATGCTTTCGCAAGTGCAATACAGCATGGCGGTTCAAGATATCCGCTATTACCTCAACGGCTTGCTGATGCAGGTTGAAGGAAACCAACTGCGCCTTGTTGCAACCGACGGCCACCGCCTTGCTTATGCGGCCAGCCAAATTGAAGCGGAACTGCCGAAAACGGAAGTGATCCTGCCGCGCAAAACGGTATTGGAACTCTTCAAGCTGTTGAACAATCCGTCCGAGTCCATCACCGTTGAGCTTTTGGACAATCAAGTACGCTTCCAATGCAATGGTACAACCATTGTCAGCAAAGTCATCGACGGCAAGTTCCCTGACTTTAACCGCGTGATTCCTTTGGATAACGACAAGATTTTCCTCGTATCCCGTACCCAGCTTTTGGGTGCGCTTGAACGTGCTGCCATTCTTGCCAATGAAAAATTCCGCGGCGCGCGACTGTTCCTGCAGCCTGGTTTGCTGAGTGTCGTATGTAGCAACAACGAGCAGGAAGAAGCACGCGAAGAGCTGGAAATCGCTTACCAAGGCGGAGAACTCGAAGTCGGTTTCAACATCGGCTACTTGATGGATGTGTTGCGTAACATCCACTCCGACGATATGCAGCTTGCCTTCGGCGATGCCAACCGTTCAACGCTGTTTACCGTGCCGAACAATCCGAACTTCAAATACATCGTAATGCCGATGCGTATTTAA